One stretch of Chryseobacterium sp. LJ668 DNA includes these proteins:
- a CDS encoding YceI family protein — MKKILLISVSLLVCSLSFAQKYSSKTGKVTFEASVPLFEDVYAQDDNNVVVLNADTGEMASVSMVKNFHFKVKLMEEHFNESYAETAKYPKTTFKGKILNFDKSKLTANAQKYTVQGTLNFHGVDRTVSSPATVYTKDGKIYMKGNFVAKSADFKVTIPKMVMKKVAENVNVEYNYTLVKQ, encoded by the coding sequence ATGAAAAAAATATTATTAATTTCAGTATCGCTTTTGGTTTGCAGCCTCAGCTTTGCGCAAAAGTACAGCTCTAAAACAGGAAAAGTGACCTTCGAAGCATCCGTCCCTTTGTTCGAAGATGTATATGCCCAGGATGACAACAACGTAGTCGTTTTGAATGCGGATACCGGCGAGATGGCTTCTGTATCTATGGTGAAGAATTTTCATTTTAAAGTAAAGCTCATGGAAGAGCATTTTAATGAAAGCTATGCCGAAACTGCAAAATATCCGAAGACAACATTTAAAGGTAAAATTTTAAATTTTGATAAATCAAAACTCACTGCAAATGCACAAAAATATACTGTTCAGGGTACTTTGAATTTCCACGGTGTAGACAGAACGGTTTCGTCTCCCGCAACAGTATATACAAAAGATGGAAAGATTTATATGAAGGGAAATTTTGTAGCAAAATCAGCAGATTTTAAAGTAACCATTCCGAAGATGGTCATGAAAAAAGTCGCTGAAAACGTAAATGTTGAATACAATTATACACTTGTAAAGCAATGA
- a CDS encoding Crp/Fnr family transcriptional regulator, which yields MLDHQFIVNKFGFLGADFLKDLSKHAIINNVKAKTEITREGQKNKFVPFLIKGSVRVFTLNDGRELIYYYVRENDSCMMTFSSIFSDYISRIYAVAEEDSEVLLIPVSVMHEWLIRFPAINKLFYHEYDKRFSEVMNMVNEAVFHRLDKRILSYIKHQIHLTGNNPIRLTHREIAVNLGTSREVVSRVLKKMENEGELSQNKEGIRIPLSDNVRQL from the coding sequence ATGTTAGATCATCAGTTTATTGTTAATAAATTCGGATTTTTAGGCGCTGATTTCTTAAAAGATCTCAGCAAACATGCGATCATCAATAATGTAAAAGCTAAAACTGAAATAACCAGAGAAGGGCAGAAAAATAAATTTGTTCCATTCCTGATCAAAGGTTCAGTGCGTGTTTTTACCTTGAATGACGGCCGTGAATTGATTTACTATTATGTGAGAGAAAATGACAGTTGCATGATGACATTTTCATCTATTTTTTCAGATTATATAAGCCGTATATACGCTGTTGCAGAAGAAGATTCAGAGGTTTTGCTTATTCCCGTTTCGGTGATGCATGAATGGTTGATCCGGTTTCCTGCAATCAATAAATTATTTTATCATGAGTATGACAAACGGTTTTCAGAAGTCATGAATATGGTGAATGAAGCTGTTTTTCACAGGCTGGATAAAAGAATTCTGAGCTACATAAAACACCAGATCCACTTGACAGGAAACAATCCTATAAGACTTACCCACAGAGAAATTGCAGTCAATCTCGGCACATCGAGGGAAGTGGTAAGCAGAGTTTTAAAGAAAATGGAGAACGAAGGAGAACTCTCCCAAAACAAAGAAGGAATAAGAATCCCATTGAGTGATAATGTTAGGCAACTGTAG
- a CDS encoding DUF3467 domain-containing protein: protein MDNQNQNNDPNNINIQLNEMVASGVYCNLALVNHSPSEFVVDFIQLMPGVQQANVRSRVILAPLHAKRVLTALQQNITNYEQQFGEIKEVEPFVLGGNNVQA from the coding sequence ATGGACAACCAAAATCAAAACAACGATCCCAACAACATCAACATCCAACTGAACGAGATGGTAGCTTCAGGTGTATATTGTAACCTGGCTTTAGTAAATCATTCTCCATCAGAGTTTGTAGTAGATTTCATCCAGCTTATGCCGGGTGTACAGCAGGCGAATGTGCGTTCAAGAGTAATTCTTGCTCCACTTCACGCTAAGAGAGTTCTTACAGCTCTTCAGCAAAACATCACCAACTACGAGCAGCAGTTCGGAGAAATCAAAGAAGTTGAGCCTTTCGTATTAGGTGGAAACAACGTACAAGCGTAA
- the rpoB gene encoding DNA-directed RNA polymerase subunit beta — protein MSKTNAITKGNERINFSTAKGKIITPDFLDIQLESFKDFFQLDTLPEDRKKEGLHKTFQENFPITDSRNQFVLEFLDYLVDSPRYSIDECVERGLTYSVPLKARLKLYCTDPEHEDFQTVVQDVYLGPVPYMTPSGSFIINGAERVIVTQLHRSPGVFFGQTYHANGTKLYYSRIIPFKGSWMEFTTDINSVMYAYIDRKKKLPLTTLLRAIGFESDKDILQIFDLAEEVKVSKAALKKVEGRTLAARVLNTWFEDFVDEDTGEVVSIERNEIILDRETILEKEHLDLILDAGVKSILIHKENSNEFSIIQNTLQKDPTNSEKEAVEYIYRQLRNADPPDEETARGIIEKLFFSEQRYSLGEVGRYRLNKKLGLNIPTTTEVLTKEDIIAIVRHLIELVNSKAEVDDIDHLSNRRIKTVGEQLAGQFGVGLSRIARTIKERMNVRDNEIFTPLDLVNAKTLTSVINSFFGTNQLSQFMDQTNPLSEITHKRRLSALGPGGLSRERAGFEVRDVHHTHYGRICPIETPEGPNIGLISSLGIYAKINTLGFIETPYRKVNSGTVDLHADPIYLNAEDEEDKVIAQANVELDDNGGFLTDRIIARLDGDYPVVEPSQVNLIDVAPNQISGISASLIPFLEHDDANRALMGSNMMRQAVPLLKPQAPIVGTGLEQQVAKDSRILINAEGSGVVEYVDADQITIKYERSDDEDLVSFESATKTYKLTKFRKTNQSTTITLRPNVRVGETVHKGQVLCDGYATENGELALGRNLVVAFMPWKGYNFEDAIVINEKVVREDWFTSIHVDEYSLEVRDTKLGMEELTADIPNVSEEATKDLDENGMIRIGAEVKPGDIMIGKITPKGESDPTPEEKLLRAIFGDKAGDVKDASLKADSSLRGVVINKKLFSRNIKDKKKRTEEKLKLEEIENTYKAKFDELRNTLIEKLNTLVSGKTSQGVTNDLDEEIIGKGVKFTHKLLTSVEDYVNVSGADWTVDNDKNELIKQLIHNYKIKFNDIQGVKNREKFAISIGDELPAGIMKLAKVYIAKKRKLNVGDKMAGRHGNKGIVSRIVREEDMPFLEDGTPVDIVLNPLGVPSRMNIGQIYETVLGWAGQKLGMTFATPIFDGATLDQITEYTEKAGVPQFGHTHLYDGGTGERFTQAATVGIIYMLKLGHMVDDKMHARSIGPYSLITQQPLGGKAQFGGQRFGEMEVWALEAFGAANILREILTVKSDDVIGRAKTYEAIAKGEAMPEPGIPESFNVLLHELQGLGLDVRLEE, from the coding sequence ATGAGTAAAACAAATGCAATTACTAAAGGAAATGAGAGAATCAATTTCTCTACAGCGAAAGGAAAAATCATTACTCCGGATTTCTTAGATATCCAGTTAGAGTCATTTAAAGATTTTTTCCAATTAGACACACTTCCTGAAGACAGAAAGAAAGAAGGTTTGCACAAGACCTTCCAAGAAAACTTTCCAATTACCGATTCTAGAAACCAATTCGTTTTGGAATTCTTAGATTATTTGGTAGATTCACCACGTTACTCAATCGATGAGTGTGTGGAAAGAGGTTTAACGTATTCCGTTCCTCTAAAAGCCAGACTTAAACTATATTGTACAGATCCTGAACATGAAGATTTTCAGACCGTTGTACAGGATGTTTATTTAGGTCCGGTTCCTTATATGACTCCGTCTGGTTCATTTATTATCAATGGAGCAGAGCGTGTTATCGTAACTCAGTTACACAGATCTCCGGGTGTATTCTTCGGACAGACTTACCACGCAAACGGAACAAAATTGTACTATTCAAGAATTATCCCTTTCAAAGGATCTTGGATGGAATTTACGACAGATATCAACAGCGTAATGTACGCGTATATCGACCGTAAGAAAAAATTACCTTTAACAACTCTATTAAGAGCGATCGGTTTCGAATCTGATAAAGATATTCTTCAGATTTTTGACCTTGCAGAAGAAGTGAAAGTTTCTAAAGCTGCGCTTAAAAAAGTAGAAGGAAGAACTTTGGCTGCGAGAGTATTGAACACTTGGTTCGAAGATTTCGTAGACGAAGATACTGGTGAAGTTGTTTCTATCGAAAGAAACGAAATCATCCTAGACAGAGAAACGATTCTTGAAAAAGAACATTTAGATCTTATTTTGGATGCAGGTGTGAAATCTATCTTGATTCACAAAGAAAATTCAAACGAATTCTCTATCATTCAGAATACATTACAAAAAGACCCTACCAACTCTGAAAAAGAAGCGGTAGAATATATTTACCGTCAGTTAAGAAATGCGGATCCACCCGATGAGGAAACTGCAAGAGGAATCATTGAAAAATTATTCTTCTCTGAGCAAAGATATTCACTTGGTGAAGTAGGACGTTACAGACTAAATAAAAAGTTAGGTCTTAATATCCCGACTACCACTGAGGTTCTTACAAAAGAAGATATCATTGCGATCGTAAGACACTTGATCGAATTGGTAAACTCTAAAGCTGAGGTTGATGATATTGACCACTTATCAAACAGAAGAATTAAAACTGTTGGTGAGCAATTGGCAGGACAGTTCGGTGTAGGTCTTTCTAGAATTGCAAGAACAATTAAGGAAAGAATGAACGTTAGAGATAACGAAATATTTACTCCTCTAGATCTTGTTAATGCTAAAACTCTAACATCAGTTATTAACTCATTCTTTGGTACCAACCAGCTTTCTCAATTTATGGACCAAACCAATCCATTGTCAGAAATCACGCACAAGCGTAGACTTTCTGCACTAGGACCTGGTGGTTTATCAAGAGAAAGAGCAGGTTTCGAGGTACGTGATGTTCACCATACACACTATGGTCGTATCTGTCCTATTGAAACTCCTGAGGGACCAAACATTGGTTTGATCTCTTCTTTAGGTATTTATGCTAAAATTAATACACTTGGTTTCATCGAAACACCATACAGAAAAGTAAATTCAGGTACTGTAGATTTACATGCTGATCCTATTTATCTGAATGCTGAAGACGAAGAAGATAAAGTAATTGCTCAGGCAAACGTTGAATTAGATGATAACGGAGGATTCTTAACAGACAGAATTATTGCCAGATTAGATGGTGATTATCCTGTAGTTGAACCTTCTCAGGTTAATTTGATCGACGTAGCACCAAACCAGATTTCCGGTATTTCTGCTTCATTGATTCCGTTCCTGGAGCATGATGATGCAAACCGTGCGTTGATGGGATCAAACATGATGCGTCAGGCAGTTCCATTGTTGAAGCCTCAGGCTCCAATTGTAGGTACAGGTCTGGAGCAGCAGGTTGCTAAAGATTCTAGAATTTTGATCAATGCAGAAGGAAGTGGTGTTGTTGAATATGTTGATGCTGATCAGATTACCATTAAATATGAAAGAAGCGATGACGAAGATCTTGTATCATTCGAATCTGCTACAAAAACATATAAATTAACTAAGTTTAGAAAAACTAACCAGAGTACAACTATTACCTTAAGACCAAACGTAAGAGTAGGTGAGACGGTACATAAAGGTCAGGTTCTTTGCGACGGTTATGCAACCGAAAACGGAGAATTGGCTCTTGGTAGAAACTTGGTGGTTGCGTTCATGCCTTGGAAAGGATACAACTTTGAGGATGCAATTGTAATCAACGAAAAAGTTGTACGTGAAGACTGGTTTACTTCAATCCACGTAGATGAGTATTCTCTTGAAGTTCGTGATACCAAATTAGGTATGGAAGAACTGACAGCAGATATTCCAAACGTTTCAGAAGAAGCTACAAAAGATCTTGATGAGAACGGAATGATCAGAATCGGTGCTGAAGTGAAGCCTGGTGATATCATGATTGGTAAGATTACTCCAAAAGGTGAATCTGACCCTACTCCTGAAGAGAAACTTCTTAGAGCAATCTTTGGTGATAAAGCCGGTGATGTAAAAGATGCTTCATTGAAAGCAGATTCTTCATTAAGAGGTGTTGTGATCAACAAAAAATTGTTCTCTAGAAATATTAAGGACAAAAAGAAAAGAACTGAAGAAAAACTTAAGCTTGAAGAGATTGAAAATACTTACAAAGCTAAGTTTGACGAGTTGAGAAATACTTTAATCGAAAAATTAAACACTTTAGTTAGCGGTAAAACTTCTCAGGGAGTTACGAATGACTTAGATGAAGAAATTATTGGTAAAGGTGTGAAATTCACTCACAAATTATTGACTTCAGTTGAAGATTACGTAAACGTTAGCGGCGCAGATTGGACGGTTGACAACGATAAGAATGAATTGATCAAACAATTGATTCACAATTACAAAATCAAATTCAACGATATTCAAGGAGTTAAAAACCGTGAGAAATTCGCAATTTCTATTGGAGATGAGCTTCCTGCAGGTATCATGAAATTGGCTAAAGTTTACATCGCTAAAAAACGTAAGCTGAATGTAGGGGATAAAATGGCAGGACGTCACGGTAACAAAGGTATCGTTTCAAGAATCGTTCGTGAAGAAGATATGCCATTCTTGGAAGATGGAACACCGGTAGATATCGTATTGAATCCACTTGGGGTACCTTCTCGTATGAACATCGGACAGATTTATGAAACAGTTCTTGGATGGGCTGGTCAGAAATTAGGAATGACGTTCGCAACGCCAATCTTTGATGGGGCAACTCTTGATCAGATTACTGAGTATACTGAGAAAGCTGGAGTTCCTCAATTCGGTCACACTCACCTTTATGATGGTGGTACCGGAGAAAGATTTACGCAAGCTGCAACAGTAGGTATTATCTATATGCTGAAACTTGGGCATATGGTAGATGACAAAATGCACGCACGTTCTATCGGACCTTATTCATTGATTACTCAGCAGCCATTAGGAGGTAAAGCTCAGTTTGGTGGTCAGAGATTCGGAGAGATGGAGGTTTGGGCTCTTGAAGCATTTGGAGCTGCAAATATCCTGAGAGAAATCCTGACTGTGAAGTCGGATGACGTGATTGGTAGAGCAAAAACTTATGAAGCGATTGCAAAAGGTGAAGCAATGCCTGAACCGGGTATTCCAGAATCTTTCAATGTATTACTTCACGAGCTGCAAGGTCTTGGATTAGACGTAAGACTAGAGGAATAA
- the rpoC gene encoding DNA-directed RNA polymerase subunit beta', which produces MSNKNKSSRFNKITIGLASPESILQDSRGEVLKPETINYRTHKPERDGLFCEKIFGPIKDYECACGKYKRIRYKGIVCDRCGVEVTEKKVRRERIGHIGLVVPIAHIWYFRSLPNKIGYLLGIPSKKLDMIIYYERYVVIQQGIAKKADGSDFDDKEFLTEEEYLDVLETLPNDNQYLDDADPNKFIAKMGAEAVEELLKRIDLDALSFDLRHKAHNEGSKQRRTEALKRLNVVEALRGANTRMINRPEWMIMRVLPVIPPELRPLVPLDGGRFATSDLNDLYRRVIIRNNRLKRLLEIKAPEVILRNEKRMLQESVDSLFDNTRKSSAVKSESNRPLKSLSDSLKGKQGRFRQNLLGKRVDYSARSVIVVGPNLQLHECGIPKDMAAELYKPFIIRKLIERGIVKTVKSAKRIIDRKEPVVYDILEGVMKGHPVLLNRAPTLHRLGIQAFQPKMIEGKAIQLHPLVTTAFNADFDGDQMAVHLPLGPEAILEAQLLMLGSQNILNPANGSPITVPSQDMVLGLYFMTKELSSTDDMKVLGEGLAFYSPEEAEIAYAEGRVSLNAKVRCRLPVKEEGVITTKLIETSVGRILFNQIVPKQSGYINELLTKKSLRNVIGKVLADTDFPTTVKFLDAMKDLGYSNAFKGGLSFSLGDIVVPVEKKKMIATSIETVDEIRANYNMGLITDTERYNQVIDVWTNTNAGLTEMIMSRMKVDQGGFNSVYMMLDSGARGSKEQIRQLSGMRGLMAKPQKAGSTGAEIIENPILANFKEGLSILEYFISTHGARKGLADTALKTADAGYLTRRLVDVAQDVIITEADCGTLRGTEVTALKKNDEIVERISERILGRVSLHNIYDPETDELVANADQIIDEALAKRVEEMGLEALEVRSPLTCETKKGICAKCYGRNLATGKKIHMGEAVGVIAAQSIGEPGTQLTLRTFHQGGVSTNVSENPSISARRDGIVELDEVRTITSEDESGNTAEVVVSRTTEFRLVADNESRTPLMIANVPYGSQLLVKSGDKVKKGDIIAKWDPYNAVIIAENAGKVEYEDIIQGISFQLEIDEQTGFEEKVISESRNKKAVPTLKVVDSKGVEQKGYNLPVGAHLMVNDGEKIKAGKVLIKIPRKSAKSGDITGGLPRVTELFEARNPSNPAVVTEIDGVVSYGKIKRGNRELIVEAKTGERKIYLVKLSNQILVQENDFVRAGSPLSDGSVTPDDILKIKGPTAVQEYLVNEIQEVYRLQGVKIDDKHFEIIVRQMMTKVSIVDGGDTQFLEAALEHKYDFLVENNRVFGLKVVTDAGDSKEFKPGQMITARELRDENSKLKREDQKLVEVREALPATATPVLQGITRAALQTKSFMSAASFQETTKVLNEAAVAGKVDTLNGLKENVIVGHRIPAGTGLKEYQNVIVGSKKEFEDLN; this is translated from the coding sequence ATGTCAAATAAAAATAAATCAAGTAGATTTAATAAAATAACCATCGGTTTAGCTTCACCTGAGTCAATTTTACAAGACTCAAGAGGAGAAGTTCTTAAGCCGGAAACTATTAACTACAGAACGCACAAGCCGGAAAGAGACGGTTTGTTCTGTGAAAAAATATTCGGTCCTATCAAAGATTACGAATGTGCTTGTGGTAAATACAAGAGAATTCGTTACAAGGGGATCGTTTGTGACCGTTGTGGTGTAGAGGTTACGGAGAAGAAAGTGCGTAGAGAAAGAATCGGACACATCGGTTTAGTTGTTCCTATCGCGCACATTTGGTATTTCCGTTCTTTACCAAACAAAATCGGTTATCTTTTAGGTATTCCTTCTAAGAAATTAGATATGATCATCTATTACGAGAGATATGTTGTTATTCAGCAGGGTATCGCTAAAAAAGCAGATGGTTCTGATTTCGATGATAAAGAATTCCTTACAGAAGAAGAGTATCTGGATGTTTTGGAAACTCTTCCTAATGACAATCAATATCTTGATGATGCAGATCCAAACAAGTTCATCGCCAAAATGGGTGCTGAAGCAGTTGAAGAATTGCTGAAAAGAATTGATCTTGATGCATTGTCTTTTGATTTGAGACACAAAGCTCACAACGAAGGTTCTAAGCAAAGAAGAACTGAAGCTCTGAAAAGATTAAACGTAGTAGAAGCATTGAGAGGTGCCAATACAAGAATGATCAACAGACCAGAGTGGATGATTATGCGTGTGCTTCCTGTTATACCACCAGAATTAAGACCATTGGTTCCATTGGATGGAGGACGTTTCGCAACTTCTGACTTAAATGACCTTTACAGAAGAGTAATTATCAGAAATAACCGTTTGAAGAGATTATTGGAGATCAAAGCTCCTGAAGTAATTTTGAGAAACGAGAAGCGTATGCTTCAGGAATCTGTAGATTCATTATTTGATAATACAAGAAAATCTTCTGCAGTAAAATCTGAATCAAACAGACCATTGAAATCACTTTCAGACTCATTGAAAGGTAAGCAAGGTCGTTTCCGTCAGAACTTACTAGGGAAAAGGGTAGATTACTCTGCGCGTTCGGTAATTGTTGTAGGTCCAAACTTACAGCTTCACGAATGTGGTATTCCTAAAGATATGGCAGCTGAACTTTACAAACCGTTTATCATCAGAAAACTGATCGAAAGAGGGATTGTAAAAACAGTAAAATCTGCAAAGAGAATTATTGACAGAAAAGAACCTGTAGTATATGATATTTTAGAAGGGGTAATGAAAGGTCACCCTGTTTTACTAAACAGAGCACCTACTTTGCACAGACTGGGTATTCAGGCTTTCCAACCTAAGATGATCGAAGGTAAGGCAATCCAATTACACCCGTTAGTAACAACAGCATTCAACGCCGATTTTGATGGTGACCAGATGGCGGTACACTTACCGTTGGGTCCGGAAGCAATTTTGGAAGCTCAGTTATTAATGTTAGGTTCTCAGAATATTTTGAACCCGGCAAACGGTTCTCCAATTACGGTACCATCTCAGGACATGGTTCTTGGTCTTTATTTCATGACCAAAGAATTAAGCTCTACAGATGATATGAAAGTTTTGGGCGAAGGTTTGGCATTTTATTCTCCGGAAGAAGCGGAAATCGCTTATGCTGAAGGACGAGTTTCATTAAATGCTAAAGTAAGATGTAGACTGCCGGTAAAAGAAGAAGGAGTAATCACTACAAAATTGATTGAAACTTCGGTTGGTAGAATCTTATTCAACCAGATCGTTCCTAAACAGTCAGGATATATTAATGAACTTTTGACGAAGAAATCATTAAGAAATGTTATTGGTAAAGTACTTGCCGATACAGATTTCCCTACTACTGTGAAGTTCTTGGATGCGATGAAAGACTTAGGTTACTCAAATGCATTCAAAGGAGGTCTTTCGTTCTCATTAGGTGACATCGTAGTTCCTGTTGAGAAAAAGAAAATGATCGCAACATCTATTGAAACGGTAGACGAAATTAGAGCCAACTATAACATGGGTCTAATCACAGATACAGAAAGATATAACCAGGTAATCGACGTTTGGACAAACACCAACGCCGGATTAACTGAAATGATCATGAGCAGAATGAAAGTTGACCAAGGTGGATTCAATTCTGTATACATGATGCTTGATTCTGGTGCGAGGGGTTCTAAAGAACAGATCCGTCAGTTATCAGGAATGAGAGGTTTGATGGCAAAACCGCAGAAAGCTGGTTCTACCGGTGCGGAAATTATCGAAAACCCGATTCTTGCAAACTTTAAGGAAGGTCTTTCGATCTTAGAATACTTTATCTCTACTCACGGTGCTCGTAAGGGTCTTGCGGATACCGCTCTTAAGACTGCCGATGCAGGTTACCTGACGAGAAGATTGGTAGACGTTGCACAGGATGTGATCATTACTGAAGCAGATTGTGGAACTCTTAGAGGAACTGAAGTTACTGCACTGAAGAAAAATGACGAAATTGTTGAAAGAATTTCTGAAAGAATCTTAGGTAGAGTATCTCTTCACAATATTTACGATCCTGAAACCGACGAATTGGTAGCAAATGCTGATCAGATTATTGATGAGGCTCTAGCCAAAAGAGTCGAGGAAATGGGTCTTGAAGCTTTAGAAGTACGTTCTCCATTGACTTGTGAAACCAAAAAAGGAATCTGTGCCAAATGTTATGGTAGAAACCTTGCAACAGGTAAGAAAATCCATATGGGTGAAGCGGTAGGTGTAATTGCTGCACAATCTATTGGTGAACCGGGAACTCAGTTAACATTGAGAACTTTCCACCAGGGTGGGGTATCTACAAACGTATCAGAAAATCCTTCAATTTCTGCAAGAAGAGATGGTATCGTTGAATTGGATGAGGTAAGAACAATTACTTCTGAAGACGAAAGCGGAAACACTGCGGAAGTAGTGGTATCACGTACTACAGAATTCAGATTAGTTGCTGACAACGAATCTAGAACTCCGTTAATGATTGCTAACGTACCTTACGGTTCTCAATTGCTGGTTAAATCTGGTGATAAGGTGAAAAAAGGAGATATTATTGCAAAATGGGATCCGTATAATGCGGTAATCATTGCAGAAAACGCTGGTAAGGTAGAATACGAGGATATTATCCAAGGTATTTCATTCCAACTGGAGATTGATGAGCAAACAGGATTTGAAGAGAAAGTAATCTCTGAATCTAGAAATAAGAAAGCCGTACCTACATTGAAGGTGGTAGATTCTAAAGGAGTTGAGCAAAAAGGTTACAACTTACCGGTAGGAGCCCACTTAATGGTAAATGATGGTGAAAAAATTAAGGCTGGTAAAGTCTTAATCAAGATCCCAAGAAAATCTGCTAAGTCAGGGGATATCACCGGAGGTCTTCCGAGAGTTACAGAATTATTTGAAGCAAGAAACCCTTCAAACCCGGCGGTTGTTACAGAAATCGATGGGGTAGTTTCTTACGGAAAAATCAAGAGAGGTAACCGAGAATTGATCGTTGAAGCTAAAACTGGTGAGAGAAAAATTTATTTAGTTAAATTATCAAACCAGATCTTGGTACAGGAGAATGACTTCGTGAGAGCTGGTTCGCCACTTTCTGACGGTTCAGTGACTCCAGACGACATCTTGAAGATCAAAGGACCAACTGCGGTTCAGGAATATTTAGTAAATGAAATTCAGGAAGTTTACCGTCTGCAAGGGGTAAAAATTGACGATAAGCACTTTGAAATCATCGTAAGACAGATGATGACAAAAGTATCGATCGTTGACGGAGGTGATACTCAGTTCCTTGAAGCTGCTTTAGAGCACAAATATGATTTCTTAGTAGAAAACAACAGAGTATTTGGTCTTAAAGTAGTGACAGATGCTGGTGATTCTAAAGAATTCAAGCCGGGACAAATGATTACTGCTAGAGAGCTGAGAGACGAAAACTCTAAGCTGAAGCGTGAAGATCAGAAATTAGTTGAAGTAAGAGAGGCACTTCCTGCAACCGCTACACCGGTATTGCAAGGAATTACAAGAGCGGCTCTACAAACTAAATCATTCATGTCTGCAGCATCATTCCAGGAAACAACTAAAGTTCTGAACGAAGCAGCAGTAGCTGGTAAAGTAGATACACTGAACGGTCTTAAAGAAAATGTAATTGTAGGACATAGAATTCCTGCAGGTACAGGTCTTAAAGAGTATCAGAATGTGATTGTAGGTTCTAAAAAAGAATTCGAAGATCTGAATTAA
- a CDS encoding c-type cytochrome — MKKIIYILTPVLFLASCESRTYEEISDKTQSPEVVKFAADIKPIVDANCIICHSPGGSASFQPLNNYNQVKTNIDNILDRIQRPNGDPQKMPQGGSLSASQINLFIKWKADGLIEN, encoded by the coding sequence ATGAAAAAGATAATTTACATACTCACTCCGGTTCTATTTCTTGCTTCATGCGAGAGCAGAACGTACGAAGAGATTTCAGATAAAACTCAGTCCCCGGAAGTTGTGAAATTTGCAGCAGACATAAAACCTATTGTTGATGCCAATTGTATCATCTGCCATTCTCCGGGCGGGTCAGCGTCTTTTCAGCCTCTTAATAATTATAATCAGGTAAAAACCAATATTGATAATATTTTAGACAGGATACAAAGACCCAACGGAGATCCTCAGAAAATGCCTCAAGGAGGATCGTTATCGGCTAGCCAGATCAATCTTTTCATTAAATGGAAAGCAGACGGATTGATTGAAAACTAA
- a CDS encoding DUF5777 family beta-barrel protein: protein MTKTLLFLSMFSSIFAFSQEDLLKDIDTIQTNTSNTSPPAFKALQIVTGQSTKLTAKNEWYIVVAHRFGDISTGFKNFFGLDDASTKLGVIYGVTDGLSLSLSRETNMKTFEFGAKYKFLKQNENFPVDLVGYNVMAINTDLDKDTYPHLQFGDRLSYLTQALISRRFNENFSLQLSPSYVHKNLYEPNVEDNNQFLAGLGGRYKISKRISINAEYFVNFDSHSFYKNPLSLGMDIETGGHVFQLLFSNSQLNSDIGYLTNATGKWEKGQIFFGFNLYRVF, encoded by the coding sequence ATGACAAAAACTCTCCTCTTTTTGTCAATGTTTTCATCAATTTTTGCCTTTTCTCAGGAAGATTTGCTGAAGGATATTGACACCATTCAAACAAATACCAGCAACACCTCACCACCGGCTTTTAAAGCGCTACAAATCGTAACAGGTCAATCAACGAAACTTACCGCAAAGAACGAATGGTATATTGTCGTTGCACACCGTTTCGGGGATATAAGCACAGGTTTTAAAAATTTTTTCGGTCTCGATGATGCTTCTACAAAACTAGGTGTGATTTATGGTGTAACAGACGGTCTGTCATTAAGTTTATCGCGGGAAACCAATATGAAAACCTTTGAATTCGGAGCAAAGTACAAGTTTCTGAAGCAAAATGAAAATTTCCCTGTTGATCTGGTGGGCTATAATGTAATGGCAATCAATACAGATTTAGATAAAGATACTTATCCGCATCTTCAGTTTGGTGACAGGCTTTCATATCTTACACAGGCGCTGATTTCCAGAAGGTTTAATGAAAACTTTTCTTTGCAGCTGAGCCCGTCTTACGTTCATAAAAATCTTTATGAGCCCAATGTTGAAGACAATAATCAATTCTTAGCAGGATTGGGAGGCCGGTATAAAATTTCTAAAAGAATATCGATCAATGCAGAATACTTTGTGAATTTCGACAGTCACAGTTTCTATAAAAATCCTCTGTCTTTAGGGATGGATATTGAAACCGGAGGCCACGTTTTTCAGCTCTTGTTCAGTAATTCGCAACTCAATTCTGACATTGGCTATCTGACCAATGCTACAGGAAAATGGGAGAAAGGGCAGATTTTCTTTGGGTTTAATCTTTACAGAGTTTTTTAA